From Pectinophora gossypiella chromosome 16, ilPecGoss1.1, whole genome shotgun sequence, one genomic window encodes:
- the LOC126373905 gene encoding uncharacterized protein LOC126373905, producing MAFFKILLLLCLLCTAVHCLPAGRSEATQGAKGICSQFYKPRGGITAWCLICTGFDPSCFTTSTTTPPTTTTSTSTTTTTTTHKPPPPTKATESPE from the exons ATggcatttttcaaaattttgctCTTATTGTGCCTATTGTGCACCGCTGTGCATTGTCTTCCCGCCGGAAGGAGTGAAG CTACACAAGGTGCCAAGGGTATATGCAGTCAGTTTTACAAACCCAGAGGGGGGATAACg GCGTGGTGCTTGATCTGCACCGGGTTCGACCCATCATGTTTCACCACTTCGACCACCACACCGCCCACCACCACCACTTCTACAAGCACCACTACCACGACCACAACCCATAAACCTCCTCCTCCCACTAAAGCCACTGAAAGTCctgaataa